The following proteins come from a genomic window of Candidatus Binataceae bacterium:
- a CDS encoding aminotransferase class I/II-fold pyridoxal phosphate-dependent enzyme: protein MPTDVSVKTHSFTESVIREMTRRALKTGAVNLAQGFPDFAAPSVLKEAAKRAIDEEYNQYAITHGSPNFRRAIADKARLYNGIECDPDANITVTCGATEAMVATMLAVINPGDEVIIFEPFYENYGPDVILAGATPRYVALRDPDYSIDRTELEAAFSPRTKAIVINTPHNPSGKVFTRAELESIAALCRHYDTLAITDEIYEHIIYGGARHISIASMPGMAERTITISGLSKTYSVTGWRLAYAIANERLTAAIRKVHDFLTVGAPHPLQEAGAVALRLPESFYADLAAMYTRKRTALLEALTAAGLKCSAPDGAYYIMADIAALGFRDDIEAANFFLESVGVAPVPGSSFYHRPELGRTKLRFTFSKSDETIAAAAERLKLLPDKIAARRS from the coding sequence ATGCCCACTGACGTTAGCGTAAAGACCCACTCTTTCACCGAATCTGTGATTCGGGAGATGACGCGGCGCGCGCTCAAGACCGGCGCCGTCAACCTCGCGCAGGGATTCCCCGACTTCGCCGCGCCGAGCGTCCTCAAGGAAGCGGCCAAGCGCGCGATCGACGAGGAATACAACCAGTACGCGATCACCCACGGCTCGCCCAACTTCCGCCGCGCAATCGCCGACAAAGCCCGCCTCTACAACGGCATCGAATGCGACCCCGACGCCAATATCACCGTGACCTGCGGCGCGACCGAGGCGATGGTCGCGACGATGCTCGCCGTCATTAACCCGGGCGACGAGGTTATAATCTTCGAGCCGTTCTATGAGAACTACGGTCCCGATGTGATCCTTGCCGGTGCGACGCCGCGCTACGTGGCACTGCGTGATCCGGACTATTCGATCGATCGCACCGAACTCGAGGCGGCTTTCAGCCCGCGCACCAAAGCGATCGTTATCAACACGCCGCACAATCCGAGCGGCAAGGTCTTCACGCGCGCCGAGCTCGAATCGATCGCGGCGCTCTGCCGGCATTACGACACGCTCGCGATAACCGACGAGATCTACGAGCACATCATCTATGGCGGCGCGCGTCATATCTCGATCGCGAGCATGCCGGGGATGGCCGAACGCACGATCACGATCAGCGGGTTGTCGAAGACGTACTCGGTAACGGGATGGCGGCTCGCGTATGCGATCGCAAACGAGCGGCTGACGGCGGCGATTCGCAAGGTGCACGACTTCCTGACAGTCGGCGCACCCCATCCGCTGCAGGAGGCGGGCGCCGTGGCGCTGCGGCTTCCCGAGTCGTTCTATGCGGACCTGGCCGCGATGTACACGCGAAAGCGTACTGCGCTGCTCGAAGCGCTGACTGCGGCGGGTCTTAAATGCAGCGCGCCGGACGGCGCCTACTACATCATGGCGGATATTGCTGCGCTCGGTTTCCGCGACGATATCGAGGCGGCCAACTTTTTCCTGGAATCAGTCGGAGTCGCGCCGGTGCCGGGCTCAAGCTTTTATCATCGGCCCGAACTTGGGCGCACCAAGTTGCGCTTTACCTTTTCGAAGAGCGACGAGACTATCGCGGCGGCGGCTGAGCGGCTGAAACTGTTGCCCGACAAGATCGCGGCGCGCCGCTCCTAA
- a CDS encoding polymer-forming cytoskeletal protein — protein MANLDDSSFESRIGKGTKASGKLTFRGPVKIEGEADGEITGDEVVIANGAVVSARIAATRVTIAGAFSGEVNARERVELMPTARAQCTISTPSLVLNEGAQFDGDCKMPRKAA, from the coding sequence ATGGCGAATCTCGACGACAGCAGCTTTGAATCACGCATCGGCAAAGGCACCAAGGCGTCCGGAAAACTTACGTTTCGCGGACCCGTGAAAATTGAAGGCGAAGCGGACGGCGAAATCACGGGCGACGAGGTCGTGATCGCAAACGGCGCGGTGGTGAGCGCGCGAATCGCGGCGACTCGCGTCACGATCGCGGGTGCATTCAGCGGCGAGGTCAATGCGCGTGAGCGCGTCGAGCTGATGCCGACGGCGCGCGCGCAATGCACGATCAGCACGCCCAGCCTGGTGCTTAACGAGGGCGCGCAGTTCGACGGCGATTGCAAGATGCCGCGCAAGGCGGCCTGA
- a CDS encoding helix-turn-helix domain-containing protein, translating to MQPSAKVLTVNELAEYLRVHRSTIYRLLKKGQLPGFKIGSDWRFNVEVIDEWRLKQGASVLESAREEED from the coding sequence ATGCAGCCATCGGCAAAAGTCCTAACGGTCAACGAACTCGCCGAATACCTGCGAGTGCATCGCTCGACTATCTATCGACTTCTCAAGAAGGGCCAGCTGCCCGGTTTCAAGATCGGCAGCGACTGGCGCTTCAACGTGGAAGTCATTGACGAGTGGCGCCTCAAGCAGGGTGCTTCAGTCCTCGAGTCGGCGCGCGAAGAGGAAGACTAG
- a CDS encoding acetyl-CoA hydrolase/transferase C-terminal domain-containing protein gives MNWQEHFESRQISIEQAARLVKAGMRVHFPLAGGTIMQRALAARAHELHGSVDVRVSSPLADPGWFGGDMSTIFKLEFELFIGNIGRPAHDAHRGSYLPNLFTTGLKAHNERPDEEKPIDITFVNVTPPNAKGFVSFGPHQWNKRMYVRAARMAVAEVDKNLTRTHGDVWMHVSEFDYFVEGTPPALDAATLDRELAAMDAGKRDEVRAIVAEAGIERVLPIAQYLQRMAPTEVRVLLGIAPPPEQYKPIAGYLTELIEDGTTIQIGVGDPSAQMPRLGAFDTKHDLGLHTEMVAPGIAKLVDRGVINGRRKTLHRGKAVAVAWSGSDAEDLKIIDDNPAFELFDPEYVLKLSTLTANYRQTSINNALSVDLTGQINSETVLGARMMNGTGGQPETHLGAFMCPGGRAITLLPSTAMGGAISRIVAQFEPGALVTVPRYFADTIVTEYGIARLLGKTHRERAHELISVAHPDHRAELREAASRLFG, from the coding sequence ATGAACTGGCAGGAGCACTTCGAGTCGCGGCAGATCTCGATCGAGCAGGCGGCGCGGCTGGTCAAGGCCGGGATGCGCGTGCATTTCCCGCTCGCGGGCGGGACGATCATGCAGCGCGCCCTGGCGGCGCGCGCTCATGAGCTGCACGGCTCGGTCGATGTGCGGGTCTCGTCGCCGCTGGCCGATCCCGGATGGTTCGGCGGCGACATGAGCACCATCTTCAAACTCGAGTTCGAGCTTTTCATCGGTAATATCGGCCGCCCCGCGCACGATGCTCATCGCGGGTCTTACCTGCCGAATCTTTTTACAACGGGACTCAAAGCGCACAACGAGCGGCCGGACGAGGAGAAGCCGATCGACATCACGTTCGTCAACGTGACGCCGCCGAACGCGAAGGGCTTCGTCAGCTTCGGACCGCATCAGTGGAACAAGCGGATGTACGTGCGGGCGGCGCGGATGGCGGTGGCGGAGGTCGATAAGAATCTGACGCGCACGCATGGCGACGTCTGGATGCACGTGTCGGAGTTCGATTACTTCGTCGAGGGCACGCCGCCGGCGCTCGATGCCGCCACGCTCGACCGCGAGCTCGCCGCGATGGACGCGGGCAAGCGCGACGAGGTCCGCGCGATCGTCGCCGAGGCGGGAATCGAGCGCGTGCTGCCGATCGCGCAATACCTCCAGCGGATGGCGCCGACGGAAGTGCGCGTGCTGCTCGGAATCGCACCGCCGCCGGAACAATACAAGCCAATCGCGGGCTATCTCACCGAGCTTATCGAGGACGGCACGACGATCCAGATCGGCGTCGGCGATCCGAGCGCGCAGATGCCGCGCCTCGGCGCCTTCGATACCAAGCATGACCTGGGATTGCATACCGAGATGGTCGCGCCGGGCATCGCCAAGCTCGTCGATCGCGGGGTTATCAACGGCAGGCGCAAAACTCTACACCGTGGCAAAGCGGTGGCGGTCGCATGGTCGGGCTCGGACGCCGAGGACCTGAAGATAATCGACGACAATCCCGCCTTTGAGCTCTTCGACCCGGAGTATGTGCTGAAGCTATCGACCCTGACCGCGAACTATCGCCAGACCTCGATTAACAACGCGTTGAGTGTCGATCTCACGGGGCAAATCAACTCCGAGACTGTGCTTGGCGCGCGAATGATGAATGGGACCGGCGGCCAGCCCGAGACTCACTTGGGCGCCTTCATGTGTCCGGGCGGCCGCGCGATAACGCTGCTGCCCTCGACCGCGATGGGCGGCGCGATCTCGCGAATCGTGGCGCAATTCGAGCCGGGAGCGCTGGTCACGGTGCCACGCTACTTTGCGGATACAATTGTTACAGAATACGGAATCGCGCGTTTATTGGGCAAAACCCATCGCGAAAGGGCGCATGAACTTATCTCCGTAGCCCATCCCGATCATCGGGCAGAGCTGCGCGAGGCAGCATCCCGACTGTTCGGATGA